A genomic window from Bubalus bubalis isolate 160015118507 breed Murrah chromosome X, NDDB_SH_1, whole genome shotgun sequence includes:
- the STK26 gene encoding serine/threonine-protein kinase 26 isoform X2, translated as MEYLGGGSALDLLRAGPFDEFQIATMLKEILKGLDYLHSEKKIHRDIKAANVLLSEQGDVKLADFGVAGQLTDTQIKRNTFVGTPFWMAPEVIQQSAYDSKADIWSLGITAIELAKGEPPNSDMHPMRVLFLIPKNNPPTLVGDFTKSFKEFIDACLNKDPSFRPTAKELLKHKFIVKNSKKTSYLTELIDRFKRWKAEGHSDDESDSDGSDSESTSRENNTHPEWSFTTVRKKPDPKKLQNGAEQDLVQTLSCLSMIITPAFAELLIFLSLNSRMRIMQAGIRQSKNWRKVLPWLKLPVLALQIKW; from the exons ATGGAATACCTGGGTGGCGGTTCAGCACTGGATCTT CTGCGAGCTGGTCCATTTGATGAGTTCCAGATCGCtaccatgctaaaggaaattttGAAAGGTCTGGACTACCTgcattctgaaaagaaaattcacCGAGACATAAAAG CTGCCAACGTCTTGCTCTCAGAGCAAGGAGATGTGAAACTTGCTGACTTTGGAGTGGCTGGCCAGCTGACGGAtacacaaattaaaagaaatacctTTGTGGGAACACCATTTTGGATGGCTCCTGAAGTTATCCAGCAGTCAGCTTATGACTCAAAA GCTGACATTTGGTCACTGGGAATCACTGCTATTGAACTAGCCAAGGGAGAGCCACCTAACTCCGATATGCATCCAATGAGAGTTCTGTTTCTTATTCCAAAAAACAATCCTCCAACTCTTGTCGGAGACTTCACTAAATCCTTTAAGGAGTTTATTGATGCTTGCCTGAACAAAGATCCATCATTT CGTCCTACAGCTAAAGAACTTCTGAAACATAAAttcattgtaaaaaattcaaagaagacTTCTTAtctgactgaactgatagatcGATTTAAGAGATGGAAGGCAGAAGGACACAGCGATGATGAATCTGATTCTGACGGGTCTGATTC GGAGTCCACCAGCAGGGAAAATAATACTCATCCTGAATGGAGCTTTACCACTGTGCGAAAGAAGCCTGATCCTAAGAAACTACAGAATGGGGCA GAGCAAGATCTTGTACAAACCCTGAGCTGTTTGTCTATGATAATCACACCTGCATTTGCTGAA cTATTGATCTTTCTCAGCTTAAACAGCAGGATGAGAATAATGCAAGCAGGAATCAGGCAATCGAAGAACTGGAGAAAAGTATTGCCGTGGCTGAAGCTGCCTGTCCTGGCATTACAGATAAAATGGTGa
- the STK26 gene encoding serine/threonine-protein kinase 26 isoform X1 produces the protein MEYLGGGSALDLLRAGPFDEFQIATMLKEILKGLDYLHSEKKIHRDIKAANVLLSEQGDVKLADFGVAGQLTDTQIKRNTFVGTPFWMAPEVIQQSAYDSKADIWSLGITAIELAKGEPPNSDMHPMRVLFLIPKNNPPTLVGDFTKSFKEFIDACLNKDPSFRPTAKELLKHKFIVKNSKKTSYLTELIDRFKRWKAEGHSDDESDSDGSDSESTSRENNTHPEWSFTTVRKKPDPKKLQNGAEQDLVQTLSCLSMIITPAFAELKQQDENNASRNQAIEELEKSIAVAEAACPGITDKMVKKLIEKFQKCSTDESP, from the exons ATGGAATACCTGGGTGGCGGTTCAGCACTGGATCTT CTGCGAGCTGGTCCATTTGATGAGTTCCAGATCGCtaccatgctaaaggaaattttGAAAGGTCTGGACTACCTgcattctgaaaagaaaattcacCGAGACATAAAAG CTGCCAACGTCTTGCTCTCAGAGCAAGGAGATGTGAAACTTGCTGACTTTGGAGTGGCTGGCCAGCTGACGGAtacacaaattaaaagaaatacctTTGTGGGAACACCATTTTGGATGGCTCCTGAAGTTATCCAGCAGTCAGCTTATGACTCAAAA GCTGACATTTGGTCACTGGGAATCACTGCTATTGAACTAGCCAAGGGAGAGCCACCTAACTCCGATATGCATCCAATGAGAGTTCTGTTTCTTATTCCAAAAAACAATCCTCCAACTCTTGTCGGAGACTTCACTAAATCCTTTAAGGAGTTTATTGATGCTTGCCTGAACAAAGATCCATCATTT CGTCCTACAGCTAAAGAACTTCTGAAACATAAAttcattgtaaaaaattcaaagaagacTTCTTAtctgactgaactgatagatcGATTTAAGAGATGGAAGGCAGAAGGACACAGCGATGATGAATCTGATTCTGACGGGTCTGATTC GGAGTCCACCAGCAGGGAAAATAATACTCATCCTGAATGGAGCTTTACCACTGTGCGAAAGAAGCCTGATCCTAAGAAACTACAGAATGGGGCA GAGCAAGATCTTGTACAAACCCTGAGCTGTTTGTCTATGATAATCACACCTGCATTTGCTGAA CTTAAACAGCAGGATGAGAATAATGCAAGCAGGAATCAGGCAATCGAAGAACTGGAGAAAAGTATTGCCGTGGCTGAAGCTGCCTGTCCTGGCATTACAGATAAAATGGTGaagaaattaattgaaaaatttcaaaa GTGTTCGACAGATGAATCCCCCTAA